The genomic segment GCTATTACCTCCGGGTGAGATAATGCTGTTAATCTGACTATGGTTTTCAGGACTTTTGGCGATATTATAACCTTACCAGGGATTGCACGCTCCATATTAAGTGGCTAAACCTCCGTCTACGGCTAAAACCTGGCCTGTTATAAAACTGGCCTCATCGGAAGCCAGAAAGGCTACTGCATTGGCTACATCTTCAGGTTTCCCAACCCTACCCAATGGAGTAAGTTCAATGGCCTTCCTCTTGAGCTCCTCCGGCAGAGAAGCAGTCATATCGGTTTCAATAAAGCCCGGAGCCACGGCATTAACTGTGATATTGCGGGGGCCAAGCTCTTTGGCTAAGGCCTTTGTAAAACCTATAAGGCCCGCCTTGGAAGCACAATAATTTGCCTGGCCCGGATTCCCCCTGATCCCTGCAATTGAAGTAATATTAATTATGCGGCCATAGCGCTGTTTGAGCATGGTGCGAAGGACGGCTCTGGAACAATTGAAAGCGCTCTTCAGGTTAGTATCTATCACTTCATCCCAATCCGATTCTTTCATCATAGCCAAGAGATTGTCACGGTTTATGCCAGCGTTGTTAACCAGGATATCCACCTTGCCAAAGGCTTTGATAGATTCATCTACGAGACGCTGGGCCTCTTCAAATTTGCTTACATCGGCTTGAATGGCAATGGCTTCACCACCTCTGGCTTTAATTTCCTCCACCACTTCCTGGGCCGCTTGAGCTCCTTTGTTGTAATTTACCACTACTTTTGCCCCAAGGGAGGCCAGTTTTAAGGCTATCGCTCTTCCTATCCCCCGGGAACTTCCGGTAACTATAGCCACCTTCCCGTCAAGTTTCATTTACACCCTCCAGGCGCTCAATTCTAATTTTAGCCCTTTAGATAAAATTTTCAAGTTAAAAGCCCCGCCCCTTTTCCTCACCTCACAAACTGACCAATGGCCAGAAGGATGCTTATGACCGTGCCCAGAACCGCTATGGAGCCAATCAGCCAGCGGGACTGAGCCAGCATCCTCTCCTGAATAAGGTCAAGCCTCGCCTCCATACTCCTATGAAATGAGTCAAAACGCTCATCCATATCTTTTCTCAAAGCATCAATTCGGCCATTTACTTCCCTCTGGAACGAGTCAAAGCGTTCATCCATGTCCTTCCTCAGGGCATCAATCCGGTCGTGAATGGCGTCGAAACGTTTGTCCACCAATTCAAAACGTCTGTCCACAGACTCCCTGAAAGCTGCAAGCTCCGTCCTTATACCTTTCAAATCCTCTTCCATCCTCTCAAGGCGAAAAATGACCTCTTTAAACTCCTCACGAGTCACAGCCACCGATGGTATCGCCTTCACAAACCACGAAAGAAGGTCCAACGTGGCCTTATCCCCAAGAGCTTCTCTAACGCTTGTTGGAACCTCCACCGCTATCTCAAGTCCCCTCTTTTCCATAGTTCATCTCCTTGAGTTCTTTAATAAAACTCTCGAGTTCGGAAGAGTTCCCAATGTTGAAAACCCTAGCTCCTGGCGCTGTTCTTTTGATAAGACCGGTAAGCACTTTCCCAGGGCCGATCTCTACAAAAACTTCAACCCCACTCTGGGCCATGAATTCTACCGATTCTTTCCAGAGGACCGGTCTTGTCAATTGTAGCGCTAATTCCTCCACTATCTCTTCAGGATTCTGGATGGGAAAAGCCTTAGTATTGGCTACAACAGGCCAGACCGCAGGTTTTATATTAACTTCGGAAAGGGCCTTTTTTAATCCTTCCTGCACTGAAGCCATCAATTCTGTGTGAAAGGCTCCACTCACTTTAAGAGGTATGACCTTAGCTCCGACAGCTCTGAGGGCCAAGAAAGCTTCTTCCAACGCCTCTCTATGCCCTGAGATGACGTATTGCTCTGGAGAGTTATGGTTGGCGACTTTAAGACATAAACCTGTGCGGAAAGATATTTCCTGACATATCCCTTCAAGCTTCTGGAGGTTTATTCCGATAACGGCTGCCATTCCTCCACGATGCTTTTCTCCGCTTTCCTTCATCAGGCAAGCCCTTGTTCTTACCAGTGAAAGCCCCTCCTCAAAGCTCATAGCACACGAAGCCACCAGGGCAGTGTATTCCCCGAGACTGTGGCCAGCTACAAAGAGAGCTCTATCCACTTCTATCCTACTCTTCAATGCTTCCCATAAAGCCAGGGAAACTACAAAAACAGCTGGCTGGGTATTTATAGTATCATTAAGGGCCTCTTCTGGGCCTTCAAAACAAAGCCGGGAGAGGGGAAATTTAAGGATTTCATCGGCTAACATGAAGACTTCCGCTGCTTCCTGGTAAGACTCAAAGGCTTCTCTCCCCATACCTACGTATTGGGAACCCTGTCCGGGGAAAACAAAGGCTAGTTTCATTTTGCAACGTAAGAAGGAAGTTTTTTGGTCAAAATTTCCTCTGCTTCAGCTATTATTCGCTCAATAAGGACTTTTACCGGGACTATGTCGTGTATAAGGCCACAGGATTGTCCCGCCATGAAGGAACCGTTTTCCCAATCTCCTTCCAGCACTGCCTTACGAAGGGCGCCGGTGCCAAAGGCAATTATTTCCTCTTCTGAAGCTCCCTTCTTCTCTAATTCCTGGAACCGGTGAACCATGGGGTTTTTGAGGGCTCTAACAGGGTGACCAAGGCTATGCCCTGTCACCATAGTGGCTCTATCGTGAGCTTTCACAATTTGCTCTTTGTAAACAGGATGCGCAATGCATTCTTCAGTGCAAATAAAGCGAGTCCCCATCTGCACTCCGACAGCCCCAAGGGCAAGGGCAGCTGCAAGACCACGTCCGTCGGCGATGCCACCGGCTGCAATAACAGGTATCTTCACGGCATCTACCACCTGAGGGACAAGTGGCATGGTGGCCACGTCCCCGATATGGCCACCTGATTCCATCCCTTCGGCCACCAGAGCATCAACCCCTAATCGTTCAAGGCGCTTGGCGAGCGCTACCGAGGCCACTACCGGAATAACTATTATCCCTGCTTCTTTGAGGAGGCCTATGAAGGGAGCTGGATTCCCTCCCCCAGTTGTCATTACCGGAACTTTTTCTTCAATGCATATCTTTACCACTTCAGAAACGTAAGGGGAAAACATGGGAACGTTTACCCCAAAAGGTTTGTCAGTCCGCTCCTTTATCTTACGAATCTGGTCCCTTACATAATCTGGAGGAGCGTTTCCAGCCCCCAATACTCCAAGGCCTCCAGCTTCTGAGACAGCCGAAACCAATTCGGCAGTAGCCACCCATGCCATTCCTCCCTGGATAATGGGGTGCTTTATCCCTAACAAATCGCAGAGAGGAGTTTTTAGCATTTTGTCCTCCCGAGGGGATTTACTCTTCTTCTACCTTTAACACCTTTATCCCCCGGTAGTTTCCACAGTAAGGGCATACCCTGTGAGGGAGGGTTGGCTTGTGGCATGAGGGACAGGGCGCAAGCTGGGGAGGTTTAACGGAATAATGGCTTCGACGCCTGTCTCTTCGGCCCTTGGAAACCTTTTTCTTGGGCAGAGCTCCCATTTCCGGCACCTCCTTTGGGTTTTAATTTTCAAGAGCAACTTTAAGGGCTTTAAGAGCTGCCCAGCGTGGATCTATTTCCTCTTCCTCGCATCCACATGGCCCCAAATTGAGGTTGTGGCCACATTTAGGGCAAAGCCCAGGGCAATCGGGCCTGCACAGAGATTTCATCGGGATGTTCAGGATAATGTGCTGGCGTATAACTTCTGTGAGATCCAGAATGTGAGAAGAGTCTATCAAGTTGCTCTCCTCCACCTCGGCTGGGTCCCAGGCGAGATGAGAGCCTGTGTCTACATCTATGGTGGCCTTGAACTCTTCCTTTATTTGAAACTCAATGGTTTCCACAACTGGCTCCAGGCAACGGCCGCAGTAGAGGTTTAGGGGTATTCTAAAAGTGCCTGTTACCAGGATGTTATAACGACCAGCGTGAAGGAGAACAACCTTGCCCACAAGGGGTCCAGCCGGGCTGAAGCTTTCATCCAGGCCTTCTACCGACTCATGTATTTCGTATTCCCGGAAAGCCCCTGTGGGTTCTTTGAGAAGTTGGGCAACGTTAAAACTAAGCAATTTTACCCCCTCCATTTGAGTTCCCAAATTATATTACACTTACCAGGCCCTGTCAAAATAATTTCCGCTGAAGTCCGAGTTAACATACGGATTCCGAGAGGCCGAGGCTGAACCCTGCTCTCAGGAGTGCAAGATGCCAGGCTGAAAGGAACAAAATGGAACAACACCTTTCGTCCTTTATCCATCCCTAAGGGCCGGTTGGGGCTTGGCGATGAGAAGCGGAGCCCTTAGTTAAGGTAAACCTTAAGTTCCTCCCCCTCCAGGGTTTCCTTTTCCATGAGAGCTTGAGCTAAACGGTCCAGCTTACTTCGATGAGTCCTCAGAATTTCTTTGGCCTTTTCATAGGCTTGCTGGATTATTCTCCTAACTTCTTCGTCTATCTCCTGAGCTACTTTTTCGCTGTATTCCCTTTGCTCTCCGATCTCTTTGCCCAGGAAGACCAGCTCTTGCTTTTCTCCAAAGGTCATAGGGCCGAGCTTTTCGCTCATGCCGTAGCGAGTAACCATCGCTCTCGCCAATTTTGTAGCTTGTTCCAGGTCGTTAGCAGCACCCGTGGTAATATCGCCGAAAACAATTTCTTCTGCCGCCCTGCCAGCCAGGAGTCCGGAAAGGTCATCCAGGAACTTGGATTTGCGCTGAAGATAACGATCCTCTTCTGGAAGGGGCATGGTGTAACCAAGGGCCATTCCCCTTGCAATGATAGAGATTTTATGGACTGGGTCGCAATTGGGCAGGTGATGCATGACCAGAGCGTGGCCAGCTTCGTGGTAAGCGATAATGCGCCTTTCTTCCTCGCTTATTATACGGCTTTTGCGTTCGGGGCCAGCGATTACTCTCTCTATAGCCTCCTGGAATTCTCTCATTCCTATGGCTTTCTTGTTGCGGCGAGCAGCAAGGATAGCAGCTTCGTTGACCATGTTCTCGATATCAGCTCCTACAAAGCCCGGGGTCTCCCGAGCCAGAACGTCCAGATCTACATCTTTGTCCAGAGGTTTGTTGCGCACGTGTACTTCCAGAATAGCCCTGCGGCCTTTCACATCAGGCCTGTCCAGGACAACACGTCGGTCAAATCGACCCGGCCTCAGGAGGGCGGGATCAAGGATGTCAGGTCTGTTGGTGGCTGCCATGACTATAACGTTAGTGTCAGTGTCAAAGCCGTCCATCTCCACCAGTATCTGGTTTAGAGTTTGTTCTCTTTCATCGTGAGAACCGCCCAGGCCTGCTCCACGATATCGGCCAACTGCGTCTATCTCGTCAATGAACACAATGCAAGGACTGTGGCGTTTAGCCTGGTCGAAAAGGTCCCTTACTCTTGCAGCGCCAACACCCACGAACATTTCCACGAATTCGGAACCGCTTATGGAGAAAAAGGGGACTCCCGCTTCGCCGGCCACTGCTTTGGCCAGCAAGGTTTTGCCTGTCCCAGGCGGTCCTACCAGAAGCACCCCTTTAGGTATTCTGGCTCCCAGAGCTGCGAATTTCTGGGGTTCCCGGAGGAATTCCACCACCTCTTTGAGTTCTTCTTTGGCCTCATCCACCCCAGCTACATCGTCAAAAGTCACGGTAGGCCTTTCGGTAGTGAAAAGTCTGGCCCTGCTTTTGCCAAAGGAGAAAGCTTGATTGTTGGCTCCTTGTGCCTGACGCATAAGGAAATAGAAGAGGGCAGCCACGAAAATCAGGGGCAAAAGCCCTCCCAAAACCGTCACCCATTCCCCAAGACGGCTGCGCTTTTCCACTACTATCTTGACCTGGGCCAATTTCTCCTGGGGGACACCGAGGTTGGACAAGGTTTCCGTTACGCTGACCCCAATCTCCTTATAAGCCATGTAGAGCCGAGTGCTTCCGGCTTTCTTGACCTTGACTTCACCATCGGAAACGATTAACTCTTCCACCTCCCCATCCTTAAGCCACTGGGCTACGGTGGAGAGAGGCACTTCGGTATAGGCTTTAGGG from the Anaerolineae bacterium genome contains:
- the fabK gene encoding enoyl-[acyl-carrier-protein] reductase FabK, whose protein sequence is MLKTPLCDLLGIKHPIIQGGMAWVATAELVSAVSEAGGLGVLGAGNAPPDYVRDQIRKIKERTDKPFGVNVPMFSPYVSEVVKICIEEKVPVMTTGGGNPAPFIGLLKEAGIIVIPVVASVALAKRLERLGVDALVAEGMESGGHIGDVATMPLVPQVVDAVKIPVIAAGGIADGRGLAAALALGAVGVQMGTRFICTEECIAHPVYKEQIVKAHDRATMVTGHSLGHPVRALKNPMVHRFQELEKKGASEEEIIAFGTGALRKAVLEGDWENGSFMAGQSCGLIHDIVPVKVLIERIIAEAEEILTKKLPSYVAK
- the ftsH gene encoding ATP-dependent zinc metalloprotease FtsH, with the protein product MRRGASRNEILYLLILVLVGVLLFSMFSSPKAYTEVPLSTVAQWLKDGEVEELIVSDGEVKVKKAGSTRLYMAYKEIGVSVTETLSNLGVPQEKLAQVKIVVEKRSRLGEWVTVLGGLLPLIFVAALFYFLMRQAQGANNQAFSFGKSRARLFTTERPTVTFDDVAGVDEAKEELKEVVEFLREPQKFAALGARIPKGVLLVGPPGTGKTLLAKAVAGEAGVPFFSISGSEFVEMFVGVGAARVRDLFDQAKRHSPCIVFIDEIDAVGRYRGAGLGGSHDEREQTLNQILVEMDGFDTDTNVIVMAATNRPDILDPALLRPGRFDRRVVLDRPDVKGRRAILEVHVRNKPLDKDVDLDVLARETPGFVGADIENMVNEAAILAARRNKKAIGMREFQEAIERVIAGPERKSRIISEEERRIIAYHEAGHALVMHHLPNCDPVHKISIIARGMALGYTMPLPEEDRYLQRKSKFLDDLSGLLAGRAAEEIVFGDITTGAANDLEQATKLARAMVTRYGMSEKLGPMTFGEKQELVFLGKEIGEQREYSEKVAQEIDEEVRRIIQQAYEKAKEILRTHRSKLDRLAQALMEKETLEGEELKVYLN
- the fabG gene encoding 3-oxoacyl-[acyl-carrier-protein] reductase; this translates as MKLDGKVAIVTGSSRGIGRAIALKLASLGAKVVVNYNKGAQAAQEVVEEIKARGGEAIAIQADVSKFEEAQRLVDESIKAFGKVDILVNNAGINRDNLLAMMKESDWDEVIDTNLKSAFNCSRAVLRTMLKQRYGRIINITSIAGIRGNPGQANYCASKAGLIGFTKALAKELGPRNITVNAVAPGFIETDMTASLPEELKRKAIELTPLGRVGKPEDVANAVAFLASDEASFITGQVLAVDGGLAT
- a CDS encoding DUF177 domain-containing protein, coding for MLSFNVAQLLKEPTGAFREYEIHESVEGLDESFSPAGPLVGKVVLLHAGRYNILVTGTFRIPLNLYCGRCLEPVVETIEFQIKEEFKATIDVDTGSHLAWDPAEVEESNLIDSSHILDLTEVIRQHIILNIPMKSLCRPDCPGLCPKCGHNLNLGPCGCEEEEIDPRWAALKALKVALEN
- the rpmF gene encoding 50S ribosomal protein L32, whose product is MGALPKKKVSKGRRDRRRSHYSVKPPQLAPCPSCHKPTLPHRVCPYCGNYRGIKVLKVEEE
- the fabD gene encoding ACP S-malonyltransferase gives rise to the protein MKLAFVFPGQGSQYVGMGREAFESYQEAAEVFMLADEILKFPLSRLCFEGPEEALNDTINTQPAVFVVSLALWEALKSRIEVDRALFVAGHSLGEYTALVASCAMSFEEGLSLVRTRACLMKESGEKHRGGMAAVIGINLQKLEGICQEISFRTGLCLKVANHNSPEQYVISGHREALEEAFLALRAVGAKVIPLKVSGAFHTELMASVQEGLKKALSEVNIKPAVWPVVANTKAFPIQNPEEIVEELALQLTRPVLWKESVEFMAQSGVEVFVEIGPGKVLTGLIKRTAPGARVFNIGNSSELESFIKELKEMNYGKEGT